The proteins below come from a single Staphylococcus sp. MI 10-1553 genomic window:
- the fabG gene encoding 3-oxoacyl-[acyl-carrier-protein] reductase, producing MSKVALVTGASRGIGRSIALQLAEEGYNVVVNYAGNQEKAEAVVEEIKNKGVESVAMQANVANGDEVKAMIKEIVKTLGSLDVLVNNAGITRDNLLMRMKEHEWDDVIDTNLKGVFNCIQKATPQMLKQRAGRIINLTSVVGAVGNPGQINYVASKAGVIGMTKTAARELASRNITVNAVAPGFIVSDMTDALNDDLKETMKTQIPLGRFGQDTDIAHTVAFLASDKAAYITGQTIHVNGGMHME from the coding sequence ATGAGTAAAGTTGCATTAGTTACAGGAGCTTCACGTGGGATTGGCCGTAGTATTGCATTACAACTTGCTGAAGAAGGTTACAATGTTGTCGTTAACTACGCTGGTAACCAAGAAAAAGCGGAGGCCGTCGTTGAAGAAATTAAAAATAAAGGTGTCGAAAGTGTTGCCATGCAAGCCAATGTCGCAAATGGCGATGAAGTGAAAGCGATGATTAAAGAAATCGTCAAAACTTTAGGTTCACTCGACGTTCTTGTCAACAACGCAGGTATTACGAGAGACAACTTGCTAATGAGAATGAAAGAACATGAGTGGGATGATGTGATTGATACAAACTTAAAAGGTGTCTTTAACTGTATCCAAAAAGCAACACCACAAATGTTGAAACAACGTGCTGGACGCATTATCAACTTAACAAGTGTTGTCGGTGCAGTGGGTAACCCAGGTCAAATTAACTATGTGGCCTCTAAAGCAGGTGTCATTGGGATGACAAAAACTGCAGCGCGCGAATTGGCGTCACGTAACATTACTGTCAATGCCGTCGCTCCAGGCTTTATCGTTTCAGATATGACTGACGCGTTAAACGATGACTTGAAAGAGACGATGAAGACACAAATTCCATTAGGTCGTTTCGGTCAAGATACAGACATCGCGCATACAGTAGCATTTTTAGCTTCAGATAAAGCGGCTTATATTACAGGCCAAACGATTCATGTCAATGGCGGTATGCATATGGAATAA
- the fapR gene encoding transcription factor FapR produces the protein MKKTKDERRTLIETTIQQNPFITDQALSDMFEVSIQTIRLDRSQLQIPELRERVKNVAKDQYQNISALEDQDIIGDIVSLEPNLSGKSIMTISKKDVFTRNAIARGHVLFAQANSLCVAIVKHASVLTKESHIHFVKPVQLGDVVVAEAEVQFHDDKYYEMCVTSFVAQEKVFEGLFKMYYISEDE, from the coding sequence GTGAAAAAGACGAAAGATGAAAGACGTACACTAATTGAAACTACCATCCAGCAAAATCCATTTATCACTGATCAAGCTTTGAGTGACATGTTTGAAGTGAGTATACAGACGATACGCCTTGATCGGAGTCAGTTACAAATTCCTGAACTTCGAGAGCGCGTTAAAAATGTAGCAAAAGATCAATATCAAAATATTAGTGCCCTTGAAGATCAAGACATTATAGGGGATATCGTATCTTTAGAACCTAATTTATCAGGGAAGTCGATTATGACGATTTCGAAAAAAGATGTCTTTACGAGAAATGCGATTGCACGTGGACATGTGTTGTTTGCACAAGCGAATTCATTATGTGTCGCAATAGTTAAACATGCATCCGTATTGACGAAAGAAAGTCATATCCACTTTGTCAAACCTGTACAATTAGGCGATGTCGTTGTTGCAGAAGCGGAAGTCCAATTTCATGATGATAAATATTATGAAATGTGTGTGACGTCATTCGTTGCGCAAGAAAAAGTCTTTGAAGGTCTATTTAAAATGTATTACATAAGCGAGGATGAATAA
- the plsX gene encoding phosphate acyltransferase PlsX, with the protein MVKLAVDMMGGDDAPHIVLEAVEKAIQDFDDLEIILFGDEKQCHLNHPRVEIRHTTEEISMEDEPVRAIKRKKDSSMVRMAEAVKNGEADGCVSAGNTGALMSVGLFIVGRLPGVARPALVVTLPTVSGNGVVFLDVGANADAKADHLYQNAVLGHIYAQKLRGIAEPRVALLNIGTEDKKGNSLTKEAFRLMSETDQFKFTGNIEAKSIMEDEADVIVTDGFTGNIVLKNLEGTAKSFGKILKNDLLSSLKNKLAALVVKDDIKRIAKQLDYSEYGGSVLLGLDGIVVKAHGSSNAKAFYSAIRQAKIAGETKIVENMRAKVGDTDE; encoded by the coding sequence ATGGTAAAACTAGCTGTAGATATGATGGGTGGCGACGATGCCCCTCACATCGTACTTGAAGCTGTTGAAAAAGCGATTCAAGATTTCGATGATTTGGAGATTATTCTTTTCGGTGATGAAAAGCAATGTCATTTAAACCATCCAAGAGTCGAAATACGTCATACGACTGAAGAGATTTCAATGGAAGATGAGCCAGTACGTGCCATTAAACGTAAAAAAGATAGCTCGATGGTTCGTATGGCTGAAGCAGTGAAAAATGGAGAAGCAGACGGATGTGTCTCAGCAGGTAACACAGGTGCACTCATGTCGGTAGGCCTGTTTATTGTAGGTCGTTTGCCGGGGGTTGCGCGACCAGCGTTGGTCGTTACTTTGCCAACAGTGAGCGGTAATGGTGTCGTATTTTTAGATGTCGGTGCAAATGCCGATGCGAAAGCGGATCATTTGTATCAAAATGCGGTACTCGGTCATATTTATGCGCAAAAGTTAAGAGGCATTGCAGAACCGAGAGTGGCATTACTTAATATTGGGACAGAGGATAAAAAAGGAAATAGCTTAACAAAAGAAGCATTTCGCTTAATGTCTGAAACGGACCAATTCAAATTTACGGGCAATATTGAAGCAAAATCGATTATGGAAGATGAAGCTGACGTTATTGTGACAGATGGTTTTACAGGTAATATCGTGTTGAAAAACTTAGAAGGTACAGCCAAATCATTCGGTAAAATTTTGAAAAATGATTTGTTATCGAGCCTTAAAAATAAATTAGCAGCACTAGTCGTGAAAGATGACATTAAACGTATCGCAAAACAATTGGACTATTCCGAATATGGCGGTTCAGTGTTGTTAGGATTGGACGGTATCGTGGTCAAAGCGCACGGCAGTTCAAATGCAAAGGCGTTTTATTCAGCGATTCGTCAAGCGAAAATTGCTGGTGAAACGAAAATTGTCGAAAATATGAGAGCAAAGGTGGGCGACACTGATGAGTAA
- the fabD gene encoding ACP S-malonyltransferase encodes MSKTVLMFPGQGAQKVGMAQDLYQQDEAATKILEAAAEQMPFNILETMFEDPNQVLGQTENTQPALLTHSMALYAAMGQPTADYTIGHSLGEYSSLVMSGVLKFEAAVKIVRKRGELMAQAFPNGVGGMAAVLGLSFDEVKAICDQISIEDAVVEPANINAPGQIVVSGHKVAVDRLVSEGKSLGAKRVMPLDVSGPFHSSMMQVIEDEFKTYIDQFEWHDATTPVVQNVHARPETDAETIKQHMVKQLYSPVQFIDSVQWLINQGVDHFIEVGPNKVLSGLVKKMSRDVKITSIQTLEDVKEWIGNE; translated from the coding sequence ATGAGTAAAACCGTGTTGATGTTCCCTGGACAAGGGGCACAAAAGGTAGGCATGGCACAAGATTTGTATCAACAAGATGAAGCAGCGACGAAAATTTTAGAAGCAGCTGCTGAACAAATGCCATTTAACATACTTGAGACGATGTTTGAAGACCCAAACCAAGTGTTAGGGCAAACTGAAAATACACAACCTGCACTGTTAACACATAGCATGGCACTTTATGCTGCGATGGGTCAACCGACTGCGGATTATACGATTGGTCACAGTTTAGGCGAGTATTCAAGCCTTGTGATGAGCGGTGTTTTAAAGTTTGAAGCTGCCGTAAAAATCGTTCGTAAACGTGGGGAATTGATGGCACAAGCATTTCCTAATGGTGTCGGCGGTATGGCTGCAGTATTAGGTTTATCATTTGATGAAGTGAAGGCCATTTGTGATCAAATCTCAATAGAAGATGCCGTCGTCGAGCCTGCCAATATTAATGCGCCAGGACAAATCGTTGTGTCAGGTCATAAAGTTGCTGTGGATCGTTTAGTGAGTGAAGGTAAATCACTTGGTGCGAAAAGAGTGATGCCATTAGACGTTTCTGGACCGTTTCATTCGTCTATGATGCAAGTGATTGAAGATGAATTTAAAACGTATATCGATCAATTTGAATGGCATGATGCGACAACGCCAGTCGTACAAAATGTTCATGCAAGACCTGAAACAGATGCAGAAACGATTAAACAACATATGGTGAAACAATTGTATTCGCCTGTGCAATTTATCGACTCTGTTCAATGGTTAATCAATCAAGGTGTGGATCATTTCATTGAAGTCGGTCCGAACAAAGTATTATCAGGTTTAGTTAAAAAAATGAGTAGAGATGTGAAAATAACTTCGATTCAAACGCTCGAAGATGTAAAGGAATGGATTGGAAATGAGTAA
- the smc gene encoding chromosome segregation protein SMC, with amino-acid sequence MVYLKSIDAYGFKSFAEATQIQFDKGVTAIVGPNGSGKSNITDAIKWVLGEQSARSLRGSKMEDIIFSGAQHRSAQNFAEVQLKLDNSRGLLNFDATEVIVTRRLYRNGDSEFYVNNERRRLKDIHELFLDSGLGKEAFSIISQGRVDEVLNAKPTDRRQIIEESAGVLKYKKRKEASLEKLSHTEDNLTRVEDILYDLEGRVEPLKEEAAIAKEYLQLSDILKESDIRVTVHDIASYQTQIEDHDTSLNELKSQQVDTHHKKSQIAHTMQKAKGERFEVDQQLEKVNQQLIETTEQVEKLTGQYQLIEERQKNQSQSNARIEEEQASIAQHQQQLDQDVAETEKTLSQLKEKRQQLNQHIQTLEGQLYQSDETMEEDVETLKDTYYQLMTEQADINNDIRFLTKTIEEHKAKQSRIDSRLTEAYAQLKDAQQHMHDIEQRQQQKKRQMTKVENDCKQIKASLSKVKSEQTEAESQLYQAYRYNDKLKARIETMKMREDGLSSFYQGVKAVLKAKDQQLQGIHGAVAQQIDVPSKYTTAIETALGASMQHVIVSDEAAARQAIQFLKTKKLGRATFLPLNVIKGKTLDTRVVQTAQQMAGFVTVASEAVQVDATYKAIIDNLLGRTLIVDGLKNANEMARAIQYQTRIVTLEGDVVNPGGSMTGGGTQQRQSLLGQKDELQQLQAQLETYLEKTKQLEVFCQNQKSQQDTLSEQYVTAQQDFNTYKQELHDLSLEHDRYREIEQRLKNEHEEFEFEKNDGYQSDKSEATLKDKQARQAEIAEQLEQMDKQIKAMTEQRKVSQAQASQLQQQLHQYKSDFAVVVERIKTQQQQFKRLEKEQQQIDAQQQKLTDQLALINSDEVNDRSTLEKIQAQITEYQDAKIRHLEEQQQLRQQRQDIEDLIESNEQALESIHQKLLEIENQYQNIKSAQSRLDVLIDQALKHLNEKYHMTFEHAKSSYPLADANIDALRQKVKLTQMSIDELGHVNLNAIEQYEEVSARYTFLSEQRNDLREAKATLEQIIQEMDAEVAERFSTTFHAIQDHFASVFKNLFGGGQAELILTEKDYLTAGVDIKVQPPGKKLQHLSLLSGGERALSAIALLFAILKVRSAPFVILDEVEAALDEANVIRYATYLKTLSKDTQFIVITHRKGTMEMCDCLYGVTMQEMGVSRLVSVNLNTIDEVLKEE; translated from the coding sequence ATGGTTTATTTAAAGTCAATTGATGCATATGGATTTAAATCATTTGCGGAAGCCACTCAAATTCAATTTGACAAAGGTGTCACAGCCATCGTTGGTCCGAATGGTAGTGGGAAGAGTAATATTACTGACGCAATTAAATGGGTGCTCGGTGAACAATCTGCGCGTTCATTGCGTGGCAGTAAAATGGAAGACATTATCTTTTCTGGTGCACAACATCGCAGTGCCCAAAACTTTGCTGAAGTGCAGTTGAAACTCGATAATAGTCGAGGCTTGTTGAATTTTGATGCGACAGAAGTCATTGTGACGAGACGACTTTATCGTAATGGTGACAGTGAGTTTTATGTCAATAATGAGCGCCGGCGTTTGAAAGATATACACGAGCTCTTTTTAGATTCAGGTCTTGGTAAAGAAGCGTTCAGTATTATTTCACAAGGACGCGTCGATGAAGTGCTTAACGCGAAACCGACTGATCGCCGTCAAATTATTGAAGAGTCTGCAGGGGTATTGAAGTATAAAAAACGTAAAGAAGCGTCGTTAGAAAAGCTGTCACATACTGAAGACAATTTAACGCGTGTGGAAGACATTTTGTACGATTTAGAAGGTCGCGTGGAACCGTTAAAAGAAGAAGCGGCGATTGCGAAAGAGTATTTGCAGTTGAGTGACATTTTAAAAGAAAGTGATATTCGTGTAACGGTGCATGACATCGCGTCGTATCAAACGCAAATTGAGGATCATGACACGTCATTGAATGAATTAAAGAGTCAGCAAGTCGATACGCATCATAAAAAGTCTCAAATTGCACATACGATGCAAAAGGCAAAAGGTGAACGTTTTGAAGTCGATCAGCAATTAGAAAAAGTCAACCAGCAACTGATTGAAACGACAGAACAAGTTGAGAAGTTGACAGGGCAATATCAATTAATTGAAGAACGTCAAAAGAACCAATCGCAATCTAATGCACGTATTGAAGAGGAACAGGCGTCTATTGCACAACATCAGCAACAATTAGATCAAGATGTGGCAGAAACTGAAAAAACGCTGAGTCAATTAAAAGAGAAGCGTCAACAATTAAATCAACACATTCAAACGCTCGAAGGACAATTGTATCAGTCTGACGAAACGATGGAAGAAGATGTTGAAACGTTAAAAGATACGTATTATCAATTAATGACTGAACAAGCGGATATTAACAATGACATTCGATTTTTGACGAAAACGATTGAAGAACATAAAGCGAAACAATCTCGTATCGATTCTAGATTGACTGAGGCTTATGCGCAGTTAAAAGATGCCCAACAACATATGCATGACATCGAGCAACGTCAACAACAAAAAAAGCGTCAAATGACGAAAGTCGAAAATGATTGTAAACAAATTAAAGCGTCATTATCAAAAGTGAAGTCTGAACAAACAGAGGCAGAATCACAACTGTATCAAGCGTACCGTTACAATGATAAGTTGAAGGCACGTATTGAAACGATGAAAATGCGTGAAGACGGTTTGAGTAGCTTCTATCAAGGTGTTAAAGCTGTCTTAAAAGCTAAAGATCAACAATTACAAGGCATTCACGGCGCAGTAGCCCAACAAATTGATGTCCCTTCAAAATATACGACAGCGATAGAAACGGCTTTAGGTGCGAGTATGCAACATGTCATCGTATCTGACGAAGCTGCAGCCCGCCAAGCGATTCAATTTTTGAAAACGAAAAAATTAGGACGCGCCACATTTTTACCACTGAACGTTATTAAAGGAAAAACATTAGATACACGCGTCGTTCAAACAGCTCAACAAATGGCGGGATTTGTTACTGTCGCAAGTGAAGCGGTACAAGTTGATGCGACATACAAAGCGATTATCGACAATTTATTAGGACGTACATTAATTGTAGACGGTTTGAAAAATGCGAATGAAATGGCCCGTGCGATTCAATACCAAACGCGCATCGTTACATTAGAAGGTGATGTCGTTAATCCAGGAGGTTCAATGACTGGGGGCGGTACACAACAACGTCAAAGTTTACTCGGACAAAAAGATGAACTGCAACAGTTACAAGCTCAGTTAGAGACGTATCTTGAAAAGACGAAGCAATTGGAAGTGTTTTGTCAAAATCAAAAGTCACAACAAGATACGTTGAGTGAACAATATGTTACAGCACAACAAGACTTCAATACGTATAAACAAGAACTTCACGATTTGTCATTAGAACATGATCGCTATCGTGAAATCGAACAACGCTTAAAAAATGAACATGAAGAGTTTGAGTTCGAAAAAAATGATGGGTATCAAAGTGATAAAAGTGAAGCGACATTAAAAGATAAACAAGCGCGCCAAGCTGAAATCGCTGAACAACTCGAACAAATGGACAAACAAATTAAAGCGATGACAGAACAACGAAAAGTGTCTCAAGCACAAGCATCACAATTACAACAACAACTCCATCAATACAAGTCTGATTTTGCGGTTGTCGTTGAACGTATTAAGACACAACAACAACAATTCAAACGTTTGGAAAAAGAACAACAACAAATCGATGCCCAACAACAAAAACTAACAGATCAATTGGCACTGATTAATTCAGATGAAGTGAATGATCGTTCGACACTTGAAAAGATTCAAGCACAAATTACAGAATATCAAGACGCCAAAATTCGTCATCTCGAAGAACAGCAACAATTACGACAACAGCGTCAAGATATTGAAGATTTGATTGAATCGAATGAACAAGCGTTAGAGTCCATTCATCAAAAATTGTTGGAAATTGAAAACCAGTATCAAAATATCAAGTCTGCACAATCAAGATTAGATGTACTCATTGATCAAGCGTTGAAACATTTGAATGAAAAATATCATATGACATTCGAACATGCGAAATCGTCTTATCCGTTAGCAGATGCGAACATTGATGCATTACGTCAAAAAGTGAAGCTCACACAAATGTCGATTGATGAATTAGGACATGTGAATTTGAATGCGATTGAGCAATATGAAGAAGTGTCTGCACGTTATACATTCTTATCTGAGCAGCGCAATGATTTAAGAGAAGCAAAAGCAACGTTAGAACAAATCATTCAAGAAATGGACGCAGAAGTGGCGGAACGTTTCAGTACGACATTCCATGCGATTCAAGACCATTTTGCGAGTGTGTTCAAAAACTTGTTCGGTGGCGGTCAAGCGGAACTCATATTGACGGAAAAAGACTACTTAACAGCAGGCGTCGATATTAAAGTACAGCCACCAGGAAAAAAATTACAACATTTGTCGCTATTAAGTGGGGGTGAACGTGCATTAAGTGCCATTGCGTTACTATTTGCGATATTGAAGGTGAGATCTGCACCATTTGTCATATTGGATGAAGTAGAAGCGGCATTGGACGAAGCAAATGTCATTCGATATGCGACATACTTAAAAACATTGTCTAAAGATACACAATTTATTGTCATTACCCACCGAAAAGGTACGATGGAAATGTGTGATTGTCTTTATGGCGTGACAATGCAAGAAATGGGCGTGTCGCGTCTCGTAAGCGTAAATTTAAATACAATAGATGAAGTATTGAAGGAGGAATAA
- a CDS encoding acyl carrier protein encodes MENFDKVKDIIVDRLGVDADKVTEDASFKDDLGADSLDIAELVMELEDEFGTEIPDEEAEKINTVGDAVNYINTLEK; translated from the coding sequence GTGGAAAACTTCGATAAAGTCAAAGACATCATCGTTGACCGTTTAGGCGTAGACGCTGACAAAGTCACTGAAGATGCATCTTTCAAAGACGATCTAGGCGCTGATTCACTTGATATCGCTGAGTTAGTAATGGAATTAGAAGATGAATTCGGTACTGAAATTCCAGATGAAGAAGCCGAAAAAATCAACACAGTGGGAGACGCTGTTAATTACATTAATACACTTGAAAAATAA
- the sdaAA gene encoding L-serine ammonia-lyase, iron-sulfur-dependent, subunit alpha — MFKSVKELIERCEAENKAIYEVMLEQEMAVTGMTAEEVYTHMDHNLQTMENALEEGLAGVTSKTGLTGGDAVLMKQYIESGNALAGNLVLDAVSKAVATNEVNAAMGKICATPTAGSAGVVPGVLFSLKNRLQLNRQDMLNFLLTSGAFGFVVANNASISGAAGGCQAEVGSASAMATAAIVEAAGGTPQQSAEGFAICLKNMLGLVCDPVAGLVEVPCVKRNAAGASNAIVSADMALAGITSRIPTDEVIDAMYKIGQTMPSALRETGRGGLAGTPTGQRLKQQIFGD; from the coding sequence ATGTTTAAAAGTGTAAAAGAATTAATTGAGAGATGTGAAGCGGAGAATAAAGCGATCTATGAAGTGATGCTAGAACAAGAAATGGCTGTAACGGGCATGACAGCTGAAGAAGTGTATACGCACATGGATCACAATTTACAAACGATGGAGAATGCACTTGAAGAAGGATTGGCAGGTGTCACTTCAAAAACAGGATTAACGGGTGGCGATGCGGTCTTAATGAAACAATATATCGAAAGTGGTAACGCATTAGCAGGTAATTTGGTGTTAGATGCAGTAAGTAAAGCTGTTGCGACGAATGAAGTGAATGCGGCGATGGGTAAAATCTGTGCAACACCTACTGCGGGTTCTGCTGGCGTTGTTCCTGGCGTTTTATTTTCGCTTAAAAATAGATTACAATTAAACCGACAAGATATGTTGAACTTTTTACTGACGTCGGGTGCTTTTGGTTTCGTTGTTGCGAACAATGCGTCTATTTCTGGTGCGGCAGGTGGCTGTCAAGCAGAAGTCGGTTCAGCAAGCGCAATGGCAACAGCGGCAATCGTGGAAGCAGCTGGCGGGACACCGCAACAATCTGCGGAAGGTTTTGCGATTTGTCTTAAAAATATGTTAGGTCTCGTATGTGATCCAGTGGCAGGCTTAGTTGAAGTACCTTGTGTGAAACGTAATGCAGCTGGGGCGTCCAATGCGATTGTGTCAGCAGATATGGCGTTGGCAGGCATTACATCTCGCATTCCAACAGATGAAGTCATTGATGCGATGTATAAAATTGGTCAAACGATGCCGTCTGCTTTGCGTGAAACAGGTCGTGGTGGCTTAGCAGGTACACCAACAGGTCAGCGATTAAAACAACAGATTTTTGGTGATTAA
- the recG gene encoding ATP-dependent DNA helicase RecG, giving the protein MTKLNLIENPYALKDIKGLGPKRLAILNEMNIHTIQDLVLYLPTRYEDNTLVDLTTAEDESNVTVRGEVYSTPTVAFFGRNRSKLTVHLMINGIAVKVVFFNQPYLKNKIQLHETVGIKGKWSRRKQEINGQKMFFDLSQLADAQFTPVYRVKEGLKQKTLRDMIKQTLQDITIHEWLPPSMREQYKLETLHDTLHALHEAKDQQSLLRARRTFAFTEFFMFELRMQWLNRMEKMSEEAIEVHYDIQQVKAFIEMLPFELTEGQKQSVNEIFRDLKAPIRMHRLLQGDVGSGKTVVAAICMYAMKTAGYQSALMVPTEILAEQHAESLVELFGPFMNVALLTGSVKGKKRQLLLEQLANGEIDCLIGTHALIQDDVAFHNVGLVITDEQHRFGVQQRQKLREKGALSNVLFMTATPIPRTLAISVFGEMDVSSIKSLPKGRKPIETYWVKHEQYVQVIEHMERELRQGRQAYVISPLIESSEHLEDVQNAIALYENLQAALPQRRIGLLHGKMNADEKDDVMHRYSAHKLDVLVATTVVEVGVNVPNATFMMIYDADRFGLSTLHQLRGRVGRSDFQSYCVLIASPKTETGIERMQIMTQTTDGFELSEKDLEMRGPGDFFGVKQSGLPDFLVGNLVEDYRMLEVARDEAAQLMQSGAFFTDEFERLRTFIEDKVLYQSFD; this is encoded by the coding sequence ATGACAAAATTAAACCTCATTGAAAATCCTTATGCGCTTAAGGACATCAAAGGGTTAGGCCCAAAGCGGTTGGCCATTTTAAACGAAATGAATATTCATACCATTCAAGATTTGGTGCTCTATTTACCGACGCGTTATGAAGATAATACGTTGGTTGATTTGACGACGGCTGAAGATGAATCCAATGTGACAGTTCGCGGGGAAGTGTATTCGACCCCCACTGTCGCTTTTTTTGGAAGAAATCGTTCAAAATTGACAGTCCATTTAATGATTAATGGGATTGCGGTAAAAGTGGTGTTCTTCAATCAACCGTATTTGAAAAATAAAATTCAGTTGCATGAAACGGTCGGCATTAAAGGGAAATGGTCTCGCCGTAAACAAGAAATCAATGGTCAGAAAATGTTTTTTGATTTATCACAGTTAGCGGATGCGCAGTTTACACCCGTGTACCGTGTGAAAGAAGGGTTAAAACAAAAAACGTTACGAGATATGATAAAACAAACGCTGCAAGACATTACAATTCATGAATGGTTGCCGCCATCGATGCGCGAACAATACAAGTTAGAAACGTTACATGATACACTACATGCCCTTCATGAAGCGAAAGATCAGCAGTCATTATTGCGTGCACGTCGGACGTTTGCTTTTACAGAGTTTTTTATGTTTGAGCTTCGTATGCAGTGGCTCAATCGTATGGAAAAAATGTCAGAAGAAGCGATAGAAGTGCATTACGACATTCAGCAAGTTAAAGCGTTTATAGAGATGTTGCCCTTTGAACTAACAGAGGGCCAAAAACAAAGTGTGAATGAGATCTTTCGTGATTTGAAAGCACCGATACGTATGCACCGTTTATTACAAGGGGATGTGGGCTCTGGTAAAACGGTAGTAGCGGCAATTTGTATGTATGCGATGAAAACAGCTGGGTATCAGTCTGCATTAATGGTGCCGACAGAGATTTTAGCGGAACAACATGCGGAAAGTTTAGTCGAATTATTTGGACCGTTTATGAACGTAGCGCTGTTAACAGGCTCTGTCAAAGGGAAAAAACGTCAACTCCTACTTGAACAGTTAGCGAATGGTGAAATTGATTGTTTAATTGGCACACATGCGCTCATTCAAGATGATGTGGCGTTTCACAATGTCGGGCTTGTGATTACGGATGAACAGCATCGTTTTGGGGTGCAACAACGTCAAAAATTACGTGAAAAAGGCGCACTAAGCAATGTCCTCTTTATGACCGCAACACCTATTCCGAGAACGCTCGCCATTTCAGTATTTGGTGAGATGGATGTGTCATCAATTAAAAGTTTACCAAAAGGACGTAAACCGATTGAAACATACTGGGTAAAGCATGAGCAATATGTCCAAGTCATTGAACATATGGAACGCGAATTGCGACAAGGGAGACAGGCGTATGTGATTTCACCACTGATCGAAAGCTCGGAACATTTAGAAGACGTCCAAAATGCGATTGCACTGTATGAAAACTTACAAGCGGCGTTACCACAGCGTCGTATCGGCTTATTGCATGGGAAAATGAATGCAGATGAAAAAGATGACGTGATGCATCGGTATAGTGCACATAAACTCGATGTCCTTGTCGCAACGACCGTCGTCGAAGTAGGTGTGAACGTGCCAAATGCGACCTTTATGATGATTTATGATGCGGATCGTTTCGGTTTGTCGACGTTGCATCAATTGCGTGGTCGTGTTGGCCGTAGTGATTTTCAAAGTTATTGTGTGCTGATTGCTTCTCCTAAGACAGAAACAGGGATTGAGCGCATGCAAATTATGACACAAACGACGGATGGGTTTGAATTGAGTGAGAAAGATTTAGAAATGCGGGGCCCTGGTGATTTCTTTGGTGTAAAACAAAGTGGCTTGCCTGACTTTTTAGTGGGGAATTTGGTCGAGGATTATCGCATGTTAGAAGTAGCGAGAGATGAAGCGGCCCAACTAATGCAATCGGGGGCGTTTTTTACGGATGAATTTGAACGGTTGCGGACGTTTATTGAAGATAAAGTGTTGTACCAAAGCTTTGATTAA
- the rnc gene encoding ribonuclease III, with the protein MTKVRKETLVAEFRENFAKKMKALNLAYENMSLYQQAFSHSSFINDFNMDRTEHNERLEFLGDAVLELTVSRYLFDAFPKLPEGDLTKMRANIVCEPSLVVFAQHIDLMPLILLGKGEEKTGGRTRPSLVADVFEAFVGALYLDQGLEAVWHFAEAVIFPHVKGRQLIGVVDFKTKFQEYVHQNYLGAIKYRIAKEEGPAHNKTFTSEILLNGEAVSQGEGRTKKESEQKAAEQAYLLMTHKE; encoded by the coding sequence ATGACGAAAGTGCGTAAGGAAACGCTCGTCGCTGAGTTTCGAGAGAATTTTGCGAAAAAAATGAAAGCATTGAATTTGGCATATGAAAATATGTCACTTTATCAACAAGCTTTTTCACATTCTAGTTTTATTAATGACTTTAATATGGACCGTACTGAACATAATGAACGGTTAGAGTTTTTAGGAGATGCTGTACTCGAATTAACTGTATCACGTTATTTATTCGATGCATTTCCGAAATTGCCTGAAGGAGATTTGACGAAAATGCGTGCCAATATCGTTTGTGAACCATCGCTCGTTGTTTTCGCGCAACATATTGATTTAATGCCGCTCATCTTGCTCGGTAAAGGTGAAGAAAAAACAGGCGGTAGAACACGTCCGTCATTAGTCGCGGATGTCTTTGAAGCATTTGTAGGTGCACTGTATTTAGACCAAGGGCTTGAAGCGGTGTGGCACTTTGCAGAAGCTGTCATTTTTCCACACGTTAAAGGACGCCAACTGATTGGTGTTGTCGATTTTAAAACAAAATTTCAAGAATATGTTCATCAAAACTATTTAGGTGCTATCAAATATCGAATTGCGAAAGAAGAGGGACCTGCGCATAACAAAACGTTCACTTCCGAAATTTTATTAAATGGGGAAGCTGTCTCTCAAGGTGAAGGTCGTACGAAAAAAGAGTCTGAACAAAAAGCAGCCGAACAAGCATACTTATTGATGACACATAAGGAGTAG